ATCTATTGAGACATCAGTTAATTTCGGAAGGTGTTTTGCAAAATATATTTGATTATTAGACATTTCAAATAAATTTGTAGCTAAAGCAAAAGGAAATTTAAAATCTGAATTAATTTCTTTTATAATATCAGATACTGATTTTACTAGGTTTTCATAACTTTTAAAAAAACCTTTAGAACGCTCTTTATCTACTTCTTTTGTATGATAAGCTTTCATTCCTTCAGAAATAACAATATTATGTAACCTGCTTTCATTTACATAAATAACCCCAGGATTATCTTTAGACGCAGAAACAAATGAATGGATAATTATTTTTAGTATTTTTCTAGGGTTATCAATATTCATAGTATTTATTTTTATAAGATAACTAACCCACTCCCAATACCAGTTTACTAAGAAAAGTAATAATAAATGTTTATTTTCAAAATACCTATATATAGATGCTTCTGTTGAATTTATTTCTTTAGCTAACTTCTTAAAATTAAAACACTCAAAACCAAATTCATCAATCATCAATATACTGTGTTTTATAATGTTCCGACCTAGTTTTGACTCTTGAGGCTCTTTTAAATACAGTCCATCATTTAATGATATCTTAATTTCTATGCTCATATTTTAAAATAATTAACACCTAATAAGCTCCAAATATAAAAAAGTTTAACCATTTTAAATGATAGTTATACTATCATTTAAAAAAGTATTATTATATTTGTACTCATTAAATAGAAAATTGAATGTCAAAAAAGGTAAAAGCTATATTTTTTTCAGTAGCCTTTTTATTGTTTATAACTGCACCAACAATTATTATGGTAGTTGATAGCACTATTGACCTTTCTGTTATTTTTTCTATTTCTGAAGAAGAAGAAAAAAATAACGAAGAAGGTTTAAATATTCAAATTTATTTTACTTCTACAATTCTTAATCAATCTCAATTGTTTTTAACGACAACTGAAAATAACTTGGTATATTTTGTTAAAAATTATACCAAACCTCATTTAAACATCATTTCTCCTCCACCTGATTCTAAACATATTATAGTTTAGTTTTTTGCCTTATAAAAAATTTATCAGTTTAAATAAATCTTAGTTTTAAATAACTAAGAACAAATAATATATAATATGTTTAAGAGTATTAAAAATGACTTACCAGCAAGTGTAGTCGTGTTTTTTGTTGCATTACCATTATGTTTAGGTATTGCATTAGCTAGTGGAGCTCCATTATTTTCTGGAGTAATAGCAGGAATTATTGGAGGAATAGTAGTAGGAGCATTAAGTGGTTCTAAAATTGGAGTAAGTGGTCCTGCAGCTGGTTTAGCTGCAATTGTATTATCTGCTATTGGAGATTTAGGAGCTTATGAAAACTTTTTAGTTGCTGTAGTTTTAGGAGGAGTTATTCAAATTGTTTTTAGTATTTTAAAAGCAGGTATTATTGGTTACTACTTTCCATCATCAGTTATAAAAGGAATGTTAACAGGTATTGGAATTATTATTATTTTAAAGCAAATACCTCATTTTTTCGGTTATGATTCTGAACCTGAAGGAGCAGATAGCTTTATTGAAACCTCTGGAGAAAATTCATTTTCATTAATTTTACAGATTTTTGATAATATTACAATAGGTTCAATGACTATTGGGTTTATTGGTTTAGCAATTTTATTGTTTTGGGATAAAGTATTATCTAAAAAAGGAAAAGTTTTTCAAATTATTCAAGGTCCTTTAGTAGCGGTAGTCGTTGGTATTATATTCTTTACTGTAACCCAAGGTAACACTATGTTTGGTATAGAAACATCTCACTTAGTTAGTGTACCAATTCCTGATAGTATAGATTCTTTCTTTGGTCAATTTAGTTTTCCTAATTTTTCTGCAATCACAAATCCTAATGTATGGATAGTTGCCTTTACTATTGCCTTAGTAGCAAGTTTAGAAACACTTTTATCTGTAGAAGCTACAGATAAAATAGACCCACATAAAAATGTAACTCCAACAAATAGAGAATTACTAGCACAAGGAACTGGAAACATTATTTCTGGTTTAATTGGAGGTTTACCAA
This genomic stretch from Tenacibaculum sp. Bg11-29 harbors:
- a CDS encoding TetR/AcrR family transcriptional regulator → MSIEIKISLNDGLYLKEPQESKLGRNIIKHSILMIDEFGFECFNFKKLAKEINSTEASIYRYFENKHLLLLFLVNWYWEWVSYLIKINTMNIDNPRKILKIIIHSFVSASKDNPGVIYVNESRLHNIVISEGMKAYHTKEVDKERSKGFFKSYENLVKSVSDIIKEINSDFKFPFALATNLFEMSNNQIYFAKHLPKLTDVSIDKDDVNQVEDMLNYFADKLLV
- a CDS encoding SulP family inorganic anion transporter; protein product: MFKSIKNDLPASVVVFFVALPLCLGIALASGAPLFSGVIAGIIGGIVVGALSGSKIGVSGPAAGLAAIVLSAIGDLGAYENFLVAVVLGGVIQIVFSILKAGIIGYYFPSSVIKGMLTGIGIIIILKQIPHFFGYDSEPEGADSFIETSGENSFSLILQIFDNITIGSMTIGFIGLAILLFWDKVLSKKGKVFQIIQGPLVAVVVGIIFFTVTQGNTMFGIETSHLVSVPIPDSIDSFFGQFSFPNFSAITNPNVWIVAFTIALVASLETLLSVEATDKIDPHKNVTPTNRELLAQGTGNIISGLIGGLPITQVIVRSSANIQSGGRSKLSTIIHGFLLLTSVVLIPKLLNMIPLSVLAAILLIVGYKLAKPGLFIKMYQMGWKQFIPFTVTVLGIVFINLLWGISLGLAVGIVVILIKSFQNSHFLHIEDKSNGKHKIKMTLAEEVTFFNKGAILKELDRLPIDTFLELDVRKTRYLDNDIIEILEDFAFKAKERNIDIKLISERGVTENPDSFIEFFKLRPKTA